Proteins encoded by one window of Kribbella italica:
- a CDS encoding alpha/beta fold hydrolase, translating into MSTPRTLTLPDGVRPVTLETDRGNFATLQAVPDVGTPLGTALLVPGWTGSKEDFTPLVDHLARFGWRAVAVDQRGQYETPGPADPSAYTLKELALDVVAMSKELGGYSQLVGHSFGGLVAREAVLADSSVFSTITLLCSGPGGFSDEAKVQGLQMLAFGLDNLPIEQVYDLKLEHDSKEPRYVAPATEIAAFLRRRFTGNVPVGLAEISKRLIDAEDRTEKLAASGVRAQVAYGETDDGWPLAVQDRMADLLGVKPQVIADAGHSPAIEQPAATARILVDFFHDHH; encoded by the coding sequence GTGAGTACGCCGCGCACGCTGACCCTGCCCGACGGGGTTCGTCCCGTCACGCTCGAGACCGACCGTGGCAACTTCGCCACCCTGCAGGCCGTGCCCGACGTCGGTACGCCGCTCGGTACGGCGCTGCTGGTCCCGGGCTGGACCGGCAGCAAGGAGGACTTCACTCCGCTGGTCGACCACCTGGCCCGCTTCGGCTGGCGCGCGGTCGCGGTCGACCAGCGGGGACAGTACGAGACGCCCGGACCGGCCGACCCCTCGGCGTACACGCTGAAGGAGCTCGCGCTCGACGTGGTCGCGATGAGCAAGGAGCTGGGCGGCTACAGCCAGCTGGTCGGGCACTCGTTCGGCGGGCTGGTCGCGCGGGAGGCGGTGCTGGCCGACTCGTCGGTGTTCTCCACGATCACGCTGCTCTGCTCGGGGCCGGGCGGCTTCAGCGACGAGGCGAAGGTGCAGGGGCTGCAGATGCTGGCGTTCGGCCTCGACAACCTGCCGATCGAGCAGGTGTACGACCTGAAGCTGGAGCACGACAGCAAGGAGCCGCGGTACGTCGCGCCCGCGACCGAGATCGCGGCGTTCCTGCGCCGGCGGTTCACCGGGAACGTGCCGGTGGGCCTGGCCGAGATCAGCAAGCGGCTGATCGACGCGGAGGACCGGACCGAGAAGCTGGCGGCGTCCGGCGTACGGGCTCAGGTCGCGTACGGCGAGACCGACGACGGCTGGCCGCTCGCGGTGCAGGACCGGATGGCCGACCTGCTCGGCGTGAAGCCGCAGGTGATCGCCGACGCCGGCCACTCCCCCGCGATCGAGCAACCGGCCGCGACCGCGCGGATCCTGGTCGACTTCTTCCACGACCACCACTGA
- a CDS encoding ferritin-like fold-containing protein, whose protein sequence is MTETTAFDDPAYRAAAVDLLGVLAYGELTAFERIAEDAKLAPTLNDKAQLAQLATTEFGHFVQLRDRLVALGVDPMDAMQPFVTPLEAFHDHTAPSDWLEGLVKAYVGDGLANDFYREIASFVDGETRALVLEVFADSGQAEFVVDRVRAAIDEDPKLGGRLALWGRRLVGEALSQAQRIAADRDSLTALLAGSVDRPGLDLAAIGRMFTRLTEAHTARMTALGLQP, encoded by the coding sequence ATGACCGAGACGACGGCCTTCGACGATCCCGCCTACCGGGCCGCGGCGGTGGATCTGCTGGGCGTGCTGGCCTACGGCGAGCTGACCGCGTTCGAGCGGATCGCCGAGGACGCCAAGCTGGCGCCGACCCTGAACGACAAGGCCCAGCTGGCCCAGCTGGCGACGACCGAGTTCGGGCACTTCGTGCAGTTGCGGGACCGGCTGGTCGCGCTCGGGGTGGACCCGATGGACGCGATGCAGCCGTTCGTCACGCCGCTGGAGGCGTTTCACGACCACACCGCGCCGTCGGACTGGCTCGAGGGCCTGGTCAAGGCGTACGTCGGGGACGGGCTGGCCAACGACTTCTACCGCGAGATCGCGTCGTTCGTGGACGGCGAGACGCGGGCGCTGGTGCTCGAGGTGTTCGCCGACTCCGGGCAGGCCGAGTTCGTGGTGGACCGGGTGCGGGCGGCGATCGACGAGGACCCGAAGCTCGGTGGGCGGCTCGCGTTGTGGGGCCGCCGGCTGGTCGGCGAGGCGCTCAGCCAGGCTCAGCGGATCGCGGCCGATCGTGACTCGCTGACCGCGCTGCTGGCCGGGTCGGTGGATCGTCCGGGGCTGGACCTGGCGGCGATCGGGCGGATGTTCACCCGGCTGACCGAGGCGCACACGGCGCGGATGACCGCGCTCGGGCTGCAGCCGTAG
- the ligD gene encoding non-homologous end-joining DNA ligase — protein sequence MAAGQTQLTTEVDGQTMKLTNLGKVLYPQTGFTKAEVIDYYHQMATLLLPHLSDRPLTRKRWPDGTGAAYFFEKNAPRGTPPWVRTETLPTPGSSTGRDEADFVVADDVQTVVWLANLAALELHVPQWRIGLSDGGKDPQADLVVFDLDPGPGATIVECCDVALALRELLGHYGLEGWPKTSGNKGMHLYVPIVPTSSRTASAFAKQLAEQLAEALPENVTATMTKALRPGKVFIDWSQNASAKTTLAPYSLRGAEEPRVSTPIDWDEVAAATSQEELTFLPHEVLARVEEYGDVLEGLYDDPRPLPGSK from the coding sequence ATGGCGGCCGGACAGACCCAACTGACCACCGAGGTCGACGGGCAGACGATGAAGCTCACCAACCTCGGCAAGGTGCTCTACCCGCAGACGGGGTTCACCAAGGCGGAGGTGATCGACTACTACCACCAGATGGCCACCCTGCTGCTCCCCCACCTGTCCGACCGGCCGCTGACCCGCAAACGCTGGCCGGACGGCACCGGCGCGGCGTACTTCTTCGAGAAGAACGCACCGCGCGGTACGCCGCCCTGGGTGCGCACCGAGACCCTGCCGACGCCCGGGAGTTCGACCGGCCGGGACGAGGCCGACTTCGTGGTCGCGGACGACGTACAGACCGTGGTCTGGCTGGCCAACCTGGCCGCGCTCGAGCTGCACGTGCCGCAGTGGCGGATCGGGCTGTCCGACGGCGGCAAGGACCCGCAGGCCGACCTGGTGGTCTTCGACCTCGACCCGGGGCCCGGCGCGACCATCGTCGAGTGCTGCGACGTCGCGCTCGCCCTGCGTGAGCTGCTCGGCCACTACGGGCTGGAGGGGTGGCCGAAAACGTCCGGAAACAAGGGGATGCACCTGTACGTGCCGATCGTGCCGACGTCGTCGCGGACGGCCAGTGCGTTCGCCAAGCAGCTCGCGGAGCAGCTGGCCGAGGCGCTGCCGGAGAACGTCACCGCCACGATGACCAAGGCGCTGCGGCCCGGCAAGGTCTTCATCGACTGGAGCCAGAACGCCAGCGCCAAGACCACGCTCGCGCCGTACTCGCTGCGCGGCGCGGAGGAGCCGCGGGTCTCCACGCCGATCGACTGGGACGAGGTGGCCGCAGCGACCTCGCAGGAGGAGCTGACCTTCCTCCCGCACGAGGTGCTGGCGCGGGTCGAGGAGTACGGCGACGTGCTGGAGGGCCTGTACGACGATCCGCGGCCGCTGCCTGGATCGAAATAG
- a CDS encoding DEAD/DEAH box helicase: protein MTLPVALMGTDLIGQARTGTGKTLGFGIPLLQRTISPGEPDYEELAAPGKPQALVVTPTRELTIQVAKDLTTASTVRTVRVMTIYGGVAYEPQLDTLKSGVDVVVGTPGRLLDLANRGVLDLSHIKVLVLDEADEMLDLGFLPDVERILRKTPELRQTMLFSATMPSAVIGLARTHMRHPLNIRAESHEDTQMVPTTAQFVYRAHDLDKPEVVARILQAEDRGRVMIFCRTKREAGRLTDELTDRGFKAAAIHGDLNQQARERALARFRGDKVDVLICTDVAARGIDVEGVTHVINNTCPEDEKAYIHRIGRTGRAGASGIAVTFVDWADLVRWKTINKALDLPYDEPQEIYSTSPELYHDLGIPTDAKGRIKAAREDKPERDRPPRRSEGESGSAPASGERPGRKRNRNRRRTRSGQAVESVEQKTDADVTAKTLVPPNAATSTEAAEHATVERGERKPRQRNRRRRGGDSGESTESLAPQPAAVEAEAVPAEATEEKPRRTRTRRRTESVEAAAPQETVEAPATVAEVVDVPAEEKPARRTRTRKAAAPAEATVAEAVDAPAEEKPKRTRTRKAAAAPVEAEAPVEEKPKRTRKKAVAAPAAEEAPVVEEAPVAKKVAAKRPAKKAAAKKTVAKKAVTKKAAAEPAADEAAGEKPVKRARKKAAPAVPTFTAPE from the coding sequence ATGACGCTCCCCGTCGCACTGATGGGCACCGACCTGATCGGTCAGGCCCGGACCGGGACCGGCAAGACCCTCGGGTTCGGTATCCCGCTGCTGCAGCGCACCATCTCGCCGGGCGAGCCCGACTACGAGGAGCTGGCTGCCCCTGGCAAGCCGCAGGCCCTGGTCGTCACCCCGACGCGTGAGCTGACCATCCAGGTCGCCAAGGACCTGACCACCGCCTCGACCGTGCGCACGGTCCGGGTGATGACGATCTACGGCGGCGTCGCGTACGAGCCGCAGCTGGACACCCTGAAGTCGGGCGTCGACGTCGTCGTCGGTACGCCGGGCCGGCTGCTCGACCTGGCCAACCGCGGGGTGCTCGACCTGTCGCACATCAAGGTGCTGGTGCTGGACGAGGCCGACGAGATGCTGGACCTCGGCTTCCTGCCCGACGTCGAGCGGATCCTGCGCAAGACGCCCGAGCTGCGCCAGACAATGTTGTTCTCGGCAACCATGCCGTCGGCGGTCATCGGCCTGGCCCGGACCCACATGCGGCACCCGCTGAACATCCGCGCGGAGTCCCACGAGGACACCCAGATGGTGCCGACCACGGCCCAGTTCGTCTACCGGGCACACGATCTGGACAAGCCCGAGGTGGTCGCACGGATCCTGCAGGCCGAGGACCGCGGCCGGGTGATGATCTTCTGCCGGACCAAGCGCGAGGCCGGCCGGCTGACCGACGAGCTGACCGACCGCGGGTTCAAGGCCGCGGCGATCCACGGCGACCTGAACCAGCAGGCCCGCGAGCGGGCGCTGGCCCGGTTCCGCGGTGACAAGGTCGACGTTCTGATCTGCACCGACGTCGCGGCGCGGGGTATCGATGTCGAGGGCGTCACGCACGTCATCAACAACACCTGCCCCGAGGACGAGAAGGCCTACATCCACCGGATCGGCCGGACCGGCCGCGCCGGTGCGAGCGGGATCGCGGTGACGTTCGTCGACTGGGCCGACCTGGTCCGCTGGAAGACGATCAACAAAGCGCTCGACCTGCCGTACGACGAGCCGCAGGAGATCTACTCCACGTCGCCGGAGCTGTACCACGACCTCGGCATCCCGACCGACGCGAAGGGCCGGATCAAGGCCGCGCGCGAGGACAAGCCCGAGCGCGACCGTCCGCCGCGGCGCAGCGAGGGCGAGTCGGGTTCGGCGCCGGCCTCGGGCGAGCGCCCGGGCCGCAAGCGGAACCGGAACCGTCGCCGCACCCGGAGCGGCCAGGCCGTGGAGAGCGTCGAGCAGAAGACCGACGCCGACGTGACCGCGAAGACGCTGGTCCCGCCGAACGCGGCGACGTCGACCGAGGCCGCCGAGCACGCGACGGTCGAGCGCGGCGAGCGCAAGCCCCGCCAGCGCAACCGCCGTCGTCGCGGTGGTGACTCCGGCGAGAGCACGGAGTCGCTGGCGCCGCAGCCGGCTGCTGTGGAGGCGGAAGCCGTGCCGGCCGAGGCAACCGAGGAGAAGCCGCGCCGGACGCGCACCCGTCGGCGCACCGAGTCGGTGGAAGCTGCTGCTCCGCAGGAGACAGTCGAAGCACCGGCAACGGTTGCTGAGGTTGTCGACGTACCTGCTGAGGAGAAGCCTGCTCGGCGTACGCGGACTCGCAAGGCAGCGGCTCCGGCCGAGGCCACGGTGGCCGAGGCTGTTGACGCACCGGCCGAGGAGAAGCCCAAGCGGACCCGTACGCGGAAGGCCGCTGCTGCTCCGGTCGAGGCGGAGGCTCCCGTTGAGGAGAAGCCGAAGCGGACCCGGAAGAAGGCTGTCGCGGCGCCGGCTGCCGAGGAGGCCCCGGTGGTCGAGGAGGCTCCGGTCGCCAAGAAGGTCGCGGCCAAGCGACCGGCGAAGAAGGCCGCCGCCAAGAAGACAGTGGCCAAGAAGGCCGTGACGAAGAAAGCAGCGGCCGAGCCTGCTGCTGACGAGGCGGCCGGGGAGAAGCCGGTGAAGCGCGCGCGCAAGAAGGCCGCGCCCGCCGTACCGACCTTCACCGCACCCGAGTAA
- a CDS encoding GlsB/YeaQ/YmgE family stress response membrane protein: MGFWVWMIIVSLIAGVIFGPLARLVLPGKQNISLGWTILGGGIGAFLGGVIAYLLGVKDTSGPDWIQYLIQIICAAIVVAFISSRNSGKARV, translated from the coding sequence GTGGGATTCTGGGTCTGGATGATCATCGTCAGTCTCATCGCCGGAGTCATCTTCGGGCCGTTGGCCCGACTGGTGCTCCCCGGCAAGCAGAACATCAGTCTTGGTTGGACCATCCTGGGCGGCGGCATCGGCGCCTTCCTGGGCGGTGTGATCGCCTACTTGCTCGGCGTCAAGGACACCTCCGGCCCGGACTGGATCCAGTACCTGATCCAGATCATCTGCGCCGCGATCGTGGTCGCGTTCATCTCGTCGCGCAACAGCGGCAAGGCCAGGGTCTGA
- a CDS encoding DUF3107 family protein, which produces MEVKIGVQHANRELVLESEQTPEEVQSAVAEALTGKTGLLTLVDEKGRRLIVPAEKLAYVEIGESEIRKVGFGAV; this is translated from the coding sequence GTGGAGGTCAAGATCGGCGTGCAGCACGCCAATCGTGAGTTGGTGCTGGAGAGCGAGCAGACCCCGGAGGAGGTCCAGTCGGCCGTCGCCGAGGCACTCACCGGCAAGACCGGGCTGTTGACGCTGGTCGACGAGAAGGGCCGCCGGCTGATCGTGCCGGCCGAGAAGCTCGCCTACGTCGAGATCGGCGAGTCCGAGATCCGCAAGGTCGGTTTCGGCGCGGTCTGA
- a CDS encoding alpha/beta fold hydrolase, with amino-acid sequence MDSYAGVTNASVPLGAQAWPDRKVPVSGVDVLVRDIPGTASDLPPALFVHGLGGSSLNWTTLGLLLSDTVRGIAPDLPGFGQTPPAARGGINDQAEVVGRLWDAEFGDEPIHLFGNSMGGSVAVALAARRPERVASLTLISPALPHPRASVTALWFAALSTPRLGRVVLERSKQLPFERRLQAGYGLIFGEPDALPPDVRQAYEEELRARDASPWGPQATLDGARSILLSYLAPPRRSLWVEASKITCPVLLVYGGRDRLVDAKIRTKAQAAFPDARSLYLPQSGHVAQMEHPQEVERAFRQPCT; translated from the coding sequence GTGGACAGTTACGCGGGAGTAACCAACGCTTCAGTGCCGCTGGGTGCCCAGGCATGGCCGGATCGGAAGGTGCCGGTCTCGGGCGTGGACGTGCTGGTCAGAGACATCCCGGGCACGGCATCCGACCTGCCACCGGCACTGTTCGTGCACGGGCTCGGCGGCTCGTCCCTGAACTGGACCACGCTCGGCCTGCTGCTGAGTGACACCGTCCGCGGCATCGCCCCCGACCTGCCGGGCTTCGGCCAGACCCCGCCGGCCGCGCGCGGCGGAATCAACGACCAGGCCGAGGTCGTCGGCCGGCTGTGGGACGCCGAGTTCGGGGACGAGCCGATCCATCTGTTCGGCAACTCCATGGGCGGCTCGGTCGCGGTGGCGCTCGCGGCCCGTCGACCGGAGCGAGTGGCGTCACTGACTCTGATCTCTCCGGCACTACCGCATCCCAGGGCGTCTGTGACCGCGCTCTGGTTCGCCGCGCTGTCCACTCCGCGCCTCGGCCGAGTGGTCCTGGAGCGGAGCAAGCAGTTGCCGTTCGAGCGCCGGCTGCAGGCCGGCTACGGGCTGATCTTCGGTGAGCCCGACGCGCTGCCGCCTGACGTGCGACAGGCGTACGAGGAGGAGCTGCGCGCCCGCGACGCCTCGCCGTGGGGTCCACAGGCCACGCTCGACGGAGCCCGCAGCATCCTGCTGTCGTACTTGGCTCCGCCGCGCCGTTCGCTGTGGGTGGAGGCGTCCAAGATCACCTGCCCGGTCCTGCTCGTGTACGGCGGCCGCGACCGGCTGGTGGACGCCAAGATCCGTACCAAGGCCCAGGCCGCGTTCCCCGACGCCCGGTCGCTCTACCTGCCGCAGTCCGGTCACGTGGCCCAGATGGAGCACCCGCAGGAGGTCGAGCGGGCCTTCCGCCAGCCGTGCACGTAG
- a CDS encoding AAA family ATPase, translating into MPRTLAVANQKGGVAKTTTVATLGAALTELGQRVLLVDLDPQACLTFSLGVDPEDLEVSLHHVLLGGSKARDILIALDEGPDLVPATIELATAEVRLSRDSGAEQSLRTALRPLASSYDWILIDCPPTLGLLTVNGLSAASEVLIPLQCETLAHRGVGQLLDTIHDVQQLTNPGLEILGVLPTLYDGRTTHARTVLETIAGTYELPVLQPPIPKSIRFAEAPAIGQTILTTAPTSPGAAAYRELAKSLL; encoded by the coding sequence GTGCCGCGGACGCTGGCAGTCGCCAATCAGAAGGGCGGGGTGGCGAAGACCACCACCGTCGCCACGCTCGGTGCTGCCCTGACCGAGCTCGGGCAGCGCGTGCTGCTCGTCGATCTCGACCCGCAGGCCTGCCTGACGTTCTCGCTCGGCGTCGACCCCGAGGACCTGGAGGTCTCGCTGCACCACGTGCTGCTCGGTGGGTCCAAGGCGCGCGACATCCTGATCGCGCTCGACGAGGGGCCGGACCTGGTTCCGGCGACGATCGAGCTGGCCACGGCCGAGGTCCGGCTGTCCCGCGACAGCGGTGCCGAGCAGTCGCTGCGGACGGCGCTGCGGCCGCTGGCGTCGTCGTACGACTGGATCTTGATCGACTGCCCGCCGACCCTCGGCCTGCTCACCGTCAACGGGCTGTCGGCGGCGTCCGAGGTGCTGATCCCGCTGCAGTGCGAGACGCTCGCGCACCGCGGTGTCGGCCAACTGCTGGACACCATCCACGACGTCCAGCAGCTGACCAACCCGGGCCTCGAGATCCTCGGCGTCCTCCCGACCCTGTACGACGGCCGCACGACCCACGCGCGGACCGTGCTGGAGACGATCGCCGGCACGTACGAGCTGCCGGTCCTCCAGCCGCCGATCCCCAAGTCCATCCGCTTCGCCGAGGCTCCCGCGATCGGTCAGACGATCCTCACCACCGCGCCCACCAGCCCCGGCGCGGCGGCGTACAGAGAACTGGCGAAGTCGCTGCTCTAA
- a CDS encoding MFS transporter, whose product MTTTVNPPTRAGRREWLGLAVLALPTILIGLDMTVLHLAAPMLTADLGPSSSELLWIIDVYGFVVAGLLITMGTVGDRIGRRRLLMIGAAGFAVASLIAAFATSAAMLIGARALLGLAGATLMPSTLSLISNMFRDPRQRQLAIAIWMTNFMVGGIAGPLVGGVLLENFHWGAVFLIGIPPLLLLLVLARPLLPEFRHPGAGRIDLPSVVLSTGAIIAVVYALKETAKDGVHLITLAVLAAGLLAGYTFVRRQLTLAEPLVDLRLFHLPSFSVSLGAQTFGLFVLAATGFLSVQYFQLVLGLSPLKAGLWMMPSAVSGILGTLGGPLIVRRLNAGTAMTLGFLIAVPGLALMAVSGLTTTVVGLVIANFGIQLVLALTYDLVVGSAPPERAGLASGMGETGTELGMALGVAVAGSLVTAVYRSQVTEQTLPAGVSSDARDTLGSAVAVAEQLPGPLARQVLELTRSAYTNGVQVAALVSLGIVVVLAVATATLLRTKQRDTVES is encoded by the coding sequence ATGACTACGACCGTGAACCCGCCGACCCGGGCAGGCCGCCGCGAGTGGCTCGGCCTGGCCGTCCTGGCCCTGCCGACCATCCTGATTGGCCTGGACATGACCGTCCTGCACCTGGCCGCCCCGATGCTGACCGCCGATCTCGGCCCGAGCAGCTCCGAGCTGCTCTGGATCATCGACGTGTACGGCTTCGTCGTCGCGGGCCTGCTGATCACGATGGGCACGGTCGGCGACCGGATCGGCCGGCGCCGGCTGCTGATGATCGGCGCCGCCGGGTTCGCGGTCGCGTCGCTGATCGCCGCGTTCGCGACCAGCGCGGCGATGCTGATCGGCGCCCGGGCGCTGCTCGGTCTGGCCGGGGCCACGCTGATGCCGTCGACGCTCTCGCTGATCAGCAACATGTTCCGCGACCCGCGGCAGCGCCAGCTGGCGATCGCGATCTGGATGACCAACTTCATGGTCGGCGGGATCGCCGGTCCGCTGGTCGGCGGCGTCCTGCTGGAGAACTTCCACTGGGGCGCGGTGTTCCTGATCGGCATCCCGCCGCTGCTGCTCCTGCTCGTGCTGGCCCGGCCGCTGCTGCCCGAGTTCCGTCACCCCGGTGCGGGCCGGATCGACCTGCCCAGCGTGGTGCTGTCCACCGGTGCAATCATCGCGGTGGTCTATGCCCTGAAGGAGACCGCCAAGGATGGCGTACACCTGATCACCCTCGCCGTACTGGCCGCAGGCCTGCTGGCCGGCTACACCTTCGTACGGCGTCAGCTGACCCTGGCCGAGCCGCTGGTGGACCTGCGCCTGTTCCACCTGCCGTCGTTCAGCGTCTCGCTGGGTGCACAGACCTTCGGCCTGTTCGTCCTGGCCGCTACCGGCTTCCTGTCGGTCCAGTACTTCCAGCTGGTGCTCGGCCTGTCGCCGCTGAAGGCAGGCCTGTGGATGATGCCGTCAGCTGTCTCCGGGATCCTCGGCACGCTCGGTGGGCCGCTGATCGTCCGGCGGCTGAACGCCGGTACGGCGATGACGCTGGGCTTCCTCATCGCTGTCCCCGGTCTGGCGCTGATGGCTGTGTCCGGCCTCACGACGACCGTCGTCGGCCTGGTGATCGCCAACTTCGGCATCCAGCTCGTCCTGGCCCTCACGTACGACCTGGTGGTCGGCAGTGCTCCGCCGGAGCGCGCCGGACTCGCGTCAGGCATGGGCGAGACCGGCACCGAACTCGGCATGGCCCTCGGCGTCGCTGTAGCCGGCAGTCTGGTCACAGCGGTCTACCGCAGCCAGGTGACCGAGCAGACGCTGCCCGCTGGGGTCTCCAGCGACGCACGCGACACACTGGGCAGCGCGGTCGCAGTGGCCGAGCAGCTGCCTGGCCCGCTGGCCAGGCAGGTCCTGGAGCTCACCAGGTCGGCGTACACGAACGGCGTACAGGTCGCTGCCCTCGTCAGCTTGGGCATCGTCGTCGTGCTGGCTGTGGCCACCGCCACCCTGCTGCGAACCAAGCAGCGGGATACCGTGGAGTCGTGA
- a CDS encoding TetR family transcriptional regulator yields the protein MSTTPETAPKRGSRLPRLARRAQLLEAAQEVFVANGYHAAAMDDIADRAGVSKPVLYQHFPGKLELYLALLDSSCEAIVASVRDALKSTEDNKQRVAATIHAFYEYVANAQGAFRLVFESDLTNEPAVRERVDRVTQACAEACSEVISADAGLNKEQSMVLAVSLVGMAQVSARYWLASDNPTLAQEQAADLVASLAWRGIRGFPRTEG from the coding sequence GTGTCGACGACACCGGAGACCGCACCGAAGCGTGGCAGTCGCCTGCCCCGGCTGGCTCGCCGCGCGCAGCTGCTCGAAGCCGCCCAGGAGGTTTTCGTCGCCAACGGCTACCACGCCGCCGCGATGGACGACATCGCCGACCGCGCCGGCGTCTCGAAGCCGGTCCTGTACCAGCACTTCCCCGGCAAGCTCGAGCTCTACCTGGCGCTGCTGGACAGCTCCTGCGAGGCGATCGTCGCGTCGGTCCGGGACGCGCTGAAGTCCACCGAGGACAACAAGCAGCGAGTCGCGGCCACCATCCACGCCTTCTACGAGTACGTCGCCAACGCCCAGGGCGCGTTCCGGCTGGTCTTCGAGTCCGACCTGACCAACGAGCCGGCCGTCCGCGAGCGCGTCGACCGCGTCACCCAGGCCTGCGCCGAAGCCTGCTCCGAGGTGATCAGCGCCGACGCCGGCCTGAACAAGGAACAGTCGATGGTCCTGGCCGTCAGCCTGGTCGGCATGGCCCAGGTCAGCGCCCGCTACTGGCTGGCCTCCGACAACCCCACCCTCGCCCAGGAACAAGCCGCCGACCTGGTCGCCAGCCTCGCCTGGCGAGGCATTCGAGGCTTCCCCCGCACGGAAGGCTGA
- a CDS encoding DUF4349 domain-containing protein: protein MVKTRWAAVAAGVVLAAVALSGCSGGGNESNSTAGSAAAPEFSGPQDKAGDSSATDQGSKEKAGAPAQPNLTRAIVKTGSLTVEDNDVDKQRQAAIGVVTSLRGQVASEDTGSDDDGRITRANLVLKVPTAAYETAIQRLSELGTRTGIRQESSDVTEQVVDVDSRIASQRASLERMRALLAKATTIAEIVSVESELTRREADLEALLAKQKALSGQTELATLSLVIAEPGKAPVVETDDRGFLAGLSGGWNAFTTTFFALTTVLGAVLPFLVALALLGYPLYRYRHRLRRTPVATPEQP, encoded by the coding sequence ATGGTGAAGACACGGTGGGCCGCCGTAGCGGCAGGGGTTGTGCTGGCGGCCGTGGCGCTGTCCGGCTGCAGCGGTGGCGGCAACGAGTCGAACTCGACGGCGGGCAGCGCCGCGGCGCCGGAGTTCAGCGGGCCGCAGGACAAGGCCGGTGACTCGTCGGCCACGGACCAAGGCAGCAAGGAGAAAGCCGGTGCTCCGGCGCAGCCGAACCTGACGCGGGCGATCGTCAAGACCGGTTCGCTGACCGTCGAGGACAACGACGTCGACAAGCAGCGCCAGGCCGCGATAGGCGTCGTGACGAGCCTGCGCGGTCAGGTCGCGTCCGAGGACACCGGCAGCGACGACGACGGGCGGATCACCCGCGCGAACCTCGTGCTCAAGGTGCCGACGGCGGCGTACGAGACCGCGATCCAGCGCCTGTCCGAGCTCGGCACCCGGACCGGGATCCGCCAGGAGTCCAGTGACGTCACCGAGCAGGTCGTCGACGTGGACAGCCGGATCGCCTCCCAGCGCGCCAGCCTCGAGCGGATGCGCGCCCTGCTGGCGAAGGCGACCACGATCGCCGAGATCGTCTCGGTGGAGTCGGAACTGACCCGGCGCGAGGCCGACCTCGAAGCCCTGCTCGCCAAGCAGAAGGCCCTGTCCGGCCAGACCGAGCTCGCCACCTTGTCCCTCGTCATCGCCGAACCGGGCAAGGCGCCGGTCGTGGAGACGGACGACCGGGGTTTCCTCGCCGGTCTCAGCGGAGGCTGGAACGCCTTCACCACAACGTTTTTCGCCCTGACGACGGTGCTCGGCGCCGTGCTCCCGTTCCTGGTCGCCCTGGCCCTGCTCGGCTATCCGCTCTACCGCTACCGCCACCGCCTTCGCCGTACGCCGGTCGCCACGCCTGAACAGCCTTAG